The DNA sequence CATAAAGTTCTGCTTGATGGTGAGAACCCAGGGAAAGCACCAAGTCCGATGGAAATGGTGTTAATGTCTGTAGCCAGTTGCAGTGCAGTGGATGTTGTTTCAATTCTCGAAAAAGCTCGTCAAACTGTCCACGATGTTATCGTAGAAGTTGAGGCTGACCGTGCCGAAACGGTACCGAGAGTATTTACAGCTATACACCTAAACTTTGTTGTTAAAGGCGTAGACGTCGCCGAAAAACACGTTGAGCGCGCAGTTAAATTATCAGCCGATAAGTATTGTTCTGTCGCAAAAATGTTAGAGGCGAGTGTGAAGCTTTCTCACAGCTTCGAAATCCACGCTTCTTAGCTTCATTGCAGCTAGTGACAAACTAGCTGCATTGCATGTCTTAAAAATCCAATCTATATTACTAAAAATCATTTTGTGAACAGGCTCGTTTGATTTATCATCCGCGCCTTAATTTATCTAAATGTTTGTAAGGAACGGTTGATTGAAAAGTAACGTTAAATTACACGGTTTTAACAATCTAACAAAAAGCCTTGGCTTTTGTATCTATGATGTTTGTTATGCTCAAACTGAAGAGCAACGTCGCCAGTATATCGAGTACATCGACGAGCAATATAATGCGGATCGTTTAACGGATAT is a window from the Psychrosphaera ytuae genome containing:
- a CDS encoding OsmC family protein; translation: MKAKVTWQDGIAFLGESESGHKVLLDGENPGKAPSPMEMVLMSVASCSAVDVVSILEKARQTVHDVIVEVEADRAETVPRVFTAIHLNFVVKGVDVAEKHVERAVKLSADKYCSVAKMLEASVKLSHSFEIHAS